A section of the Bombus huntii isolate Logan2020A chromosome 5, iyBomHunt1.1, whole genome shotgun sequence genome encodes:
- the LOC126866173 gene encoding protein bric-a-brac 2-like isoform X5: MAGQHYCLRWNNYQSNMTSVFHQLLQTEAFVDVTLACNEASLKAHKVVLSACSSYFQKLLLSNPCKHPTIIMPQDVCFNDLKFIIEFVYRGEIDVSQAELQSLLKTADQLKIKGLCEVPESRDGPPSVSLSSPPREPGTPRINFTKLKRHHPRYKRPRTTFEPRATDSRHYDRYKEEESNENYDWENKENHIDWQPEDEECTEATAGAVVLETCQRSSNNSTTTGTTNNNNNNNNNNNNNNNNNASSNGNGNNTSNNNNNGDMFCHTGLGHYGHHPDPGEVDLPPETQPTPPSATLVGTTITHLRDSDHHSTEIQNCDSVKIKFETLHTMDSSDTIDIDSHMSDRASVSSKNAADSDNMMMITPELLGLMPSGSSVHSDSGENNSRGHPGQSSSHHHGSKSWTQEDMDAALEALRNHDMSLTKASATFGIPSTTLWQRAHRLGIDTPKKDGPTKSWSDESLNSALEALRTGTISANKASKAFGIPSSTLYKIARREGIRLAAPFNASPTTWSPADLDRALEAIRSGQTSVQRASTEFGIPTGTLYGRCKREGIELSRSNPTPWSEDAMTEALEAVRLGHMSINQAAIHYNLPYSSLYGRFKRGKYEEPAVGEISQDGSSPHFHQSPSQNHSSAVPDQMPYQGS, encoded by the exons ATGGCCGGGCAGCACTACTGCCTGCGCTGGAATAACTATCAGTCGAACATGACGTCCGTTTTCCACCAACTACTTCAGACGGAAGCTTTCGTCGATGTTACCTTAGCATGCAACGAAGCTTCTTTAAAGGCACACAAG GTGGTACTATCGGCGTGCAGTTCCTACTTTCAAAAGCTTCTACTTTCAAATCCCTGCAAACATCCGACAATCATTATGCCCCAAGATGTGTGCTTCAATGATCTCAAGTTCATTATAGAATTCGTCTATAGAGGAGAGATCGACGTTTCGCAAGCGGAACTTCAG TCACTGTTAAAAACAGCCGATCAGCTAAAGATCAAAGGACTGTGCGAGGTACCTGAAAGCAGAGACGGGCCACCATCGGTAAGTCTGAGTTCGCCGCCAAGAGAACCCGGTACTCCTAGAATAAATTTCACCAAGTTGAAGAGACATCATCCAAGGTATAAGAGGCCCAGAACCACGTTCGAGCCTCGCGCTACGGATTCGAGGCATTACGATCGATACAAAGAAGAGGAATCGAACGAAAACTACGATTGGGAGAACAAAGAG AATCACATAGACTGGCAACCCGAAGATGAGGAGTGCACGGAGGCAACCGCGGGAGCAGTAGTCTTGGAAACTTGCCAACGCAGCAGTAACAATAGTACCACTACTGGCACCAccaataataacaataacaacaacaacaacaacaacaacaataacaataacaacgCTAGCAGCAACGGCAACGGTAACAATACGAGCAACAACAATAACAACG gtGACATGTTTTGTCATACAGGCCTCGGTCATTACGGTCATCATCCGGATCCCGGAGAGGTTGACCTACCTCCAGAAACTCAACCTACACCACCAAGTGCCACATTGGTCGGTACTACGATTACACATTTAAGGGACTCGGATCATCATTCCACAG AGATCCAAAATTGTGACAGTGTAAAGATCAAGTTTGAAACATTGCACACGATGGATTCGTCGGACACGATCGATATCGATAGCCACATGTCGGATCGAGCGAGCGTCAGTTCAAAGAACGCGGCCGATAGCGACAACATGATGATGATCACACCGGAGTTGCTTGGATTAATGCCTTCTGGAAGTTCGGTTCACTCGGATTCCGGTGAAAATAACTCAAGGGGTCACCCCGGACAATCCAGCTCTCATCATCATGGTTCGAAATCGTGGACGCAAGAGGATATGGATGCCGCTTTGGAAGCCTTACGAAATCACGATATGAGCCTTACGAAAGCCTCCG CAACGTTCGGTATACCCTCGACGACTTTATGGCAAAGAGCACATCGACTGGGCATCGACACTCCAAAAAAAGACGGACCTACTAAGTCGTGGAGTGACGAGAGTTTAAACAGCGCGTTAGAAGCGTTACGGACTGGAACGATATCGGCGAACAAAGCTTCAAAGGCGTTTGGTATACCGTCGAGTACCTTGTACAAAATCGCGAGAAGAGAAGGTATCAGGCTGGCTGCGCCATTCAACGCAAGTCCCACGACGTGGTCGCCCGCCGATCTAGATCGCGCCCTCGAAGCGATACGTTCTGGTCAAACGTCAGTACAGAGAGCTTCCACGGAATTCGGTATACCGACGGGAACATTATATGGTCGATGCAAAAGAGAAGGCATTGAACTCAGTAGGAGTAATCCTACACCGTGGAGCGAGGATGCTATGACCGAAGCTCTAGAAGCTGTCAG GTTAGGCCATATGAGCATCAACCAAGCGGCTATTCACTACAACTTGCCCTACTCTTCCTTATACGGTCGCTTCAAAAGAGGAAAATACGAAGAACCAGCGGTGGGTGAAATATCGCAAGACGGTAGCAGTCCTCACTTTCATCAAAGTCCGAGTCAAAATCATTCGTCCGCTGTACCCGATCAAATGCCGTACCAAGGCAGCTGA
- the LOC126866173 gene encoding protein bric-a-brac 2-like isoform X3 has protein sequence METDRYWGVHYSGGMAGQHYCLRWNNYQSNMTSVFHQLLQTEAFVDVTLACNEASLKAHKVVLSACSSYFQKLLLSNPCKHPTIIMPQDVCFNDLKFIIEFVYRGEIDVSQAELQSLLKTADQLKIKGLCEVPESRDGPPSVSLSSPPREPGTPRINFTKLKRHHPRYKRPRTTFEPRATDSRHYDRYKEEESNENYDWENKENHIDWQPEDEECTEATAGAVVLETCQRSSNNSTTTGTTNNNNNNNNNNNNNNNNNASSNGNGNNTSNNNNNGDMFCHTGLGHYGHHPDPGEVDLPPETQPTPPSATLVGTTITHLRDSDHHSTEIQNCDSVKIKFETLHTMDSSDTIDIDSHMSDRASVSSKNAADSDNMMMITPELLGLMPSGSSVHSDSGENNSRGHPGQSSSHHHGSKSWTQEDMDAALEALRNHDMSLTKASATFGIPSTTLWQRAHRLGIDTPKKDGPTKSWSDESLNSALEALRTGTISANKASKAFGIPSSTLYKIARREGIRLAAPFNASPTTWSPADLDRALEAIRSGQTSVQRASTEFGIPTGTLYGRCKREGIELSRSNPTPWSEDAMTEALEAVRLGHMSINQAAIHYNLPYSSLYGRFKRGKYEEPAVGEISQDGSSPHFHQSPSQNHSSAVPDQMPYQGS, from the exons ATGGAGACGGATCGTTATTGGGGCGTGCACTACAG CGGCGGCATGGCCGGGCAGCACTACTGCCTGCGCTGGAATAACTATCAGTCGAACATGACGTCCGTTTTCCACCAACTACTTCAGACGGAAGCTTTCGTCGATGTTACCTTAGCATGCAACGAAGCTTCTTTAAAGGCACACAAG GTGGTACTATCGGCGTGCAGTTCCTACTTTCAAAAGCTTCTACTTTCAAATCCCTGCAAACATCCGACAATCATTATGCCCCAAGATGTGTGCTTCAATGATCTCAAGTTCATTATAGAATTCGTCTATAGAGGAGAGATCGACGTTTCGCAAGCGGAACTTCAG TCACTGTTAAAAACAGCCGATCAGCTAAAGATCAAAGGACTGTGCGAGGTACCTGAAAGCAGAGACGGGCCACCATCGGTAAGTCTGAGTTCGCCGCCAAGAGAACCCGGTACTCCTAGAATAAATTTCACCAAGTTGAAGAGACATCATCCAAGGTATAAGAGGCCCAGAACCACGTTCGAGCCTCGCGCTACGGATTCGAGGCATTACGATCGATACAAAGAAGAGGAATCGAACGAAAACTACGATTGGGAGAACAAAGAG AATCACATAGACTGGCAACCCGAAGATGAGGAGTGCACGGAGGCAACCGCGGGAGCAGTAGTCTTGGAAACTTGCCAACGCAGCAGTAACAATAGTACCACTACTGGCACCAccaataataacaataacaacaacaacaacaacaacaacaataacaataacaacgCTAGCAGCAACGGCAACGGTAACAATACGAGCAACAACAATAACAACG gtGACATGTTTTGTCATACAGGCCTCGGTCATTACGGTCATCATCCGGATCCCGGAGAGGTTGACCTACCTCCAGAAACTCAACCTACACCACCAAGTGCCACATTGGTCGGTACTACGATTACACATTTAAGGGACTCGGATCATCATTCCACAG AGATCCAAAATTGTGACAGTGTAAAGATCAAGTTTGAAACATTGCACACGATGGATTCGTCGGACACGATCGATATCGATAGCCACATGTCGGATCGAGCGAGCGTCAGTTCAAAGAACGCGGCCGATAGCGACAACATGATGATGATCACACCGGAGTTGCTTGGATTAATGCCTTCTGGAAGTTCGGTTCACTCGGATTCCGGTGAAAATAACTCAAGGGGTCACCCCGGACAATCCAGCTCTCATCATCATGGTTCGAAATCGTGGACGCAAGAGGATATGGATGCCGCTTTGGAAGCCTTACGAAATCACGATATGAGCCTTACGAAAGCCTCCG CAACGTTCGGTATACCCTCGACGACTTTATGGCAAAGAGCACATCGACTGGGCATCGACACTCCAAAAAAAGACGGACCTACTAAGTCGTGGAGTGACGAGAGTTTAAACAGCGCGTTAGAAGCGTTACGGACTGGAACGATATCGGCGAACAAAGCTTCAAAGGCGTTTGGTATACCGTCGAGTACCTTGTACAAAATCGCGAGAAGAGAAGGTATCAGGCTGGCTGCGCCATTCAACGCAAGTCCCACGACGTGGTCGCCCGCCGATCTAGATCGCGCCCTCGAAGCGATACGTTCTGGTCAAACGTCAGTACAGAGAGCTTCCACGGAATTCGGTATACCGACGGGAACATTATATGGTCGATGCAAAAGAGAAGGCATTGAACTCAGTAGGAGTAATCCTACACCGTGGAGCGAGGATGCTATGACCGAAGCTCTAGAAGCTGTCAG GTTAGGCCATATGAGCATCAACCAAGCGGCTATTCACTACAACTTGCCCTACTCTTCCTTATACGGTCGCTTCAAAAGAGGAAAATACGAAGAACCAGCGGTGGGTGAAATATCGCAAGACGGTAGCAGTCCTCACTTTCATCAAAGTCCGAGTCAAAATCATTCGTCCGCTGTACCCGATCAAATGCCGTACCAAGGCAGCTGA
- the LOC126866173 gene encoding uncharacterized protein LOC126866173 isoform X1, protein MYARIYVHIVTTSVFTRVYNASFVVPMVEPRFHPFLFSREPCIRLRSAVAKRVSALRLLYSVSFIRAQTVFLFLFGRRKSYSLPRELLVDVRRLTVRGERALLSNTADLPLRRSPFPPLVLDALYHPSTERTCVGPLPSPCAAFLQRACHPPVFNPFPRSLGDWSGALARSLAPRVCSIALCPLPSTHPPQVCSSLYALERGLNPSLFVASANFAASSAATAAAAATTTATISSSSFSSSSSVLALALALLLPLPLPLPLPLPLPLPPPALRRVLFISSLLRMPCALSTERRMPFHFRWASPRRRSGPARNYPLVLRGRNLLVHGFVWLFHDVDSTNADITSFSRRDFCAAFSSSSSSSSSPCSSSSPSSFCNSSSSSFPFYFSPFSSSHSSPSPPLPPPPLLLPSLSSPHPITLSPVSFSFPLPSSFSSISFSFSSSFTTCSSFSSLSSTFSSSSPSSVLSSFCSFSIYLSLCFFFSFFLFFLPCHSYSFHRLFSIHSSNFSHFSLFPRFVFHFILFCLYRPPSVYIFTFSTRDRSSTEYRSQSLLKTADQLKIKGLCEVPESRDGPPSVSLSSPPREPGTPRINFTKLKRHHPRYKRPRTTFEPRATDSRHYDRYKEEESNENYDWENKENHIDWQPEDEECTEATAGAVVLETCQRSSNNSTTTGTTNNNNNNNNNNNNNNNNNASSNGNGNNTSNNNNNGDMFCHTGLGHYGHHPDPGEVDLPPETQPTPPSATLVGTTITHLRDSDHHSTEIQNCDSVKIKFETLHTMDSSDTIDIDSHMSDRASVSSKNAADSDNMMMITPELLGLMPSGSSVHSDSGENNSRGHPGQSSSHHHGSKSWTQEDMDAALEALRNHDMSLTKASATFGIPSTTLWQRAHRLGIDTPKKDGPTKSWSDESLNSALEALRTGTISANKASKAFGIPSSTLYKIARREGIRLAAPFNASPTTWSPADLDRALEAIRSGQTSVQRASTEFGIPTGTLYGRCKREGIELSRSNPTPWSEDAMTEALEAVRLGHMSINQAAIHYNLPYSSLYGRFKRGKYEEPAVGEISQDGSSPHFHQSPSQNHSSAVPDQMPYQGS, encoded by the exons ATGTATGCacgcatatatgtacatatagtCACGACCAGCGTGTTCACGCGAGTATATAACGCTAGCTTTGTCGTACCGATGGTAGAGCCACGATTCCATCCTTTTTTATTCTCTCGCGAACCTTGCATCCGTCTCCGTTCTGCCGTGGCCAAACGCGTTTCAGCTCTTCGTCTTCTATATTCCGTCTCGTTCATTCGGGCACAGACTGTATTTCTGTTTTTGTTCGGCCGGAGAAAGTCTTACTCGCTCCCACGGGAACTGCTCGTCGATGTTCGTCGCTTAACCGTCAGAGGCGAGCGCGCGCTTCTCTCAAACACCGCAGACTTGCCTCTCCGCCGATCCCCGTTCCCACCTCTCGTACTCGATGCTCTCTATCACCCTTCCACCGAACGGACTTGTGTCGGCCCGCTCCCCTCACCGTGCGCCGCTTTCCTCCAACGAGCCTGCCACCCGCCGGTTTTCAACCCCTTTCCCCGCTCTCTCGGGGACTGGTCAGGTGCGCtggctcgctcgctcgctccacGCGTATGCTCAATCGCTCTCTGTCCACTGCCGAGCACGCATCCCCCACAAGTCTGTTCCTCGTTGTACGCGCTCGAGCGCGGCCTGAATCCATCCTTGTTCGTCGCGTCGGCGAATTTCGCGGCGTCCtccgccgccaccgccgccgccgccgccaccaccaccgccaccatctcttcctcctccttctcctcttcctcctcgGTTCTGGCTCTGGCTCTGGCTCTGCTGCTGCCGTTGCCGCTGCCTCTGCCACTGCCTCTGCCTCTGCCTCTGCCTCCTCCCGCTCTTCGCCGCGTCCTCTTCATCTCCTCGCTCCTCCGAATGCCGTGCGCCCTCAGCACGGAGCGCCGAATGCCATTTCACTTTCGTTGGGCTTCGCCGCGTAGGAGATCGGGCCCTGCCAGGAATTATCCTCTCGTTCTACGTGGTCGTAACCTCCTCGTACACGGTTTCGTCTGGCTTTTTCACGACGTCGACTCTACTAACGCTGATATCACCTCGTTTTCTCGTCGTGACTTCTGCGccgctttttcttcttcttcttcttcctcctcctccccCTGCTCCTCCTCCTCCCCCTCCTCCTTCTGCaactcctcctcctcttcctttcctttttatttttcccctttttcttcttctcatTCTTCACCTTCTCCGCCTCTTCCTCCTCcacctcttcttcttccttctctttcatCTCCTCATCCTATTACCCTTTCTCctgtatctttttcttttccactTCCTTCGTCTTTCTCTTCtatctctttctccttctcttcttccttcACTACCTGTTCCTCATTCTCTAGCTTATCGTCCACTTTCTCTTCCTCCTCTCCTTCTTccgttctttcttctttctgttCGTTCTCTATTTATCTTTCgctttgtttcttcttttctttctttctcttctttcttccctGTCATAGTTACTCGTTCCATCGTTTATTCTCCATCCATTCGTCCAatttttcccatttttctctctttcctcgCTTCGTTTTCCATTTCATCCTGTTTTGTCTTTACCGTCCTCCTTCTGTGTACATCTTTACATTTTCAACGAGGGATCGTTCGTCTACGGAATATCGCAGTCAG TCACTGTTAAAAACAGCCGATCAGCTAAAGATCAAAGGACTGTGCGAGGTACCTGAAAGCAGAGACGGGCCACCATCGGTAAGTCTGAGTTCGCCGCCAAGAGAACCCGGTACTCCTAGAATAAATTTCACCAAGTTGAAGAGACATCATCCAAGGTATAAGAGGCCCAGAACCACGTTCGAGCCTCGCGCTACGGATTCGAGGCATTACGATCGATACAAAGAAGAGGAATCGAACGAAAACTACGATTGGGAGAACAAAGAG AATCACATAGACTGGCAACCCGAAGATGAGGAGTGCACGGAGGCAACCGCGGGAGCAGTAGTCTTGGAAACTTGCCAACGCAGCAGTAACAATAGTACCACTACTGGCACCAccaataataacaataacaacaacaacaacaacaacaacaataacaataacaacgCTAGCAGCAACGGCAACGGTAACAATACGAGCAACAACAATAACAACG gtGACATGTTTTGTCATACAGGCCTCGGTCATTACGGTCATCATCCGGATCCCGGAGAGGTTGACCTACCTCCAGAAACTCAACCTACACCACCAAGTGCCACATTGGTCGGTACTACGATTACACATTTAAGGGACTCGGATCATCATTCCACAG AGATCCAAAATTGTGACAGTGTAAAGATCAAGTTTGAAACATTGCACACGATGGATTCGTCGGACACGATCGATATCGATAGCCACATGTCGGATCGAGCGAGCGTCAGTTCAAAGAACGCGGCCGATAGCGACAACATGATGATGATCACACCGGAGTTGCTTGGATTAATGCCTTCTGGAAGTTCGGTTCACTCGGATTCCGGTGAAAATAACTCAAGGGGTCACCCCGGACAATCCAGCTCTCATCATCATGGTTCGAAATCGTGGACGCAAGAGGATATGGATGCCGCTTTGGAAGCCTTACGAAATCACGATATGAGCCTTACGAAAGCCTCCG CAACGTTCGGTATACCCTCGACGACTTTATGGCAAAGAGCACATCGACTGGGCATCGACACTCCAAAAAAAGACGGACCTACTAAGTCGTGGAGTGACGAGAGTTTAAACAGCGCGTTAGAAGCGTTACGGACTGGAACGATATCGGCGAACAAAGCTTCAAAGGCGTTTGGTATACCGTCGAGTACCTTGTACAAAATCGCGAGAAGAGAAGGTATCAGGCTGGCTGCGCCATTCAACGCAAGTCCCACGACGTGGTCGCCCGCCGATCTAGATCGCGCCCTCGAAGCGATACGTTCTGGTCAAACGTCAGTACAGAGAGCTTCCACGGAATTCGGTATACCGACGGGAACATTATATGGTCGATGCAAAAGAGAAGGCATTGAACTCAGTAGGAGTAATCCTACACCGTGGAGCGAGGATGCTATGACCGAAGCTCTAGAAGCTGTCAG GTTAGGCCATATGAGCATCAACCAAGCGGCTATTCACTACAACTTGCCCTACTCTTCCTTATACGGTCGCTTCAAAAGAGGAAAATACGAAGAACCAGCGGTGGGTGAAATATCGCAAGACGGTAGCAGTCCTCACTTTCATCAAAGTCCGAGTCAAAATCATTCGTCCGCTGTACCCGATCAAATGCCGTACCAAGGCAGCTGA
- the LOC126866173 gene encoding uncharacterized protein LOC126866173 isoform X2, producing MYARIYVHIVTTSVFTRVYNASFVVPMVEPRFHPFLFSREPCIRLRSAVAKRVSALRLLYSVSFIRAQTVFLFLFGRRKSYSLPRELLVDVRRLTVRGERALLSNTADLPLRRSPFPPLVLDALYHPSTERTCVGPLPSPCAAFLQRACHPPVFNPFPRSLGDWSGALARSLAPRVCSIALCPLPSTHPPQVCSSLYALERGLNPSLFVASANFAASSAATAAAAATTTATISSSSFSSSSSVLALALALLLPLPLPLPLPLPLPLPPPALRRVLFISSLLRMPCALSTERRMPFHFRWASPRRRSGPARNYPLVLRGRNLLVHGFVWLFHDVDSTNADITSFSRRDFCAAFSSSSSSSSSPCSSSSPSSFCNSSSSSFPFYFSPFSSSHSSPSPPLPPPPLLLPSLSSPHPITLSPVSFSFPLPSSFSSISFSFSSSFTTCSSFSSLSSTFSSSSPSSVLSSFCSFSIYLSLCFFFSFFLFFLPCHSYSFHRLFSIHSSNFSHFSLFPRFVFHFILFCLYRPPSVYIFTFSTRDRSSTEYRSQSLLKTADQLKIKGLCEVPESRDGPPSVSLSSPPREPGTPRINFTKLKRHHPRYKRPRTTFEPRATDSRHYDRYKEEESNENYDWENKENHIDWQPEDEECTEATAGAVVLETCQRSSNNSTTTGTTNNNNNNNNNNNNNNNNNASSNGNGNNTSNNNNNGLGHYGHHPDPGEVDLPPETQPTPPSATLVGTTITHLRDSDHHSTEIQNCDSVKIKFETLHTMDSSDTIDIDSHMSDRASVSSKNAADSDNMMMITPELLGLMPSGSSVHSDSGENNSRGHPGQSSSHHHGSKSWTQEDMDAALEALRNHDMSLTKASATFGIPSTTLWQRAHRLGIDTPKKDGPTKSWSDESLNSALEALRTGTISANKASKAFGIPSSTLYKIARREGIRLAAPFNASPTTWSPADLDRALEAIRSGQTSVQRASTEFGIPTGTLYGRCKREGIELSRSNPTPWSEDAMTEALEAVRLGHMSINQAAIHYNLPYSSLYGRFKRGKYEEPAVGEISQDGSSPHFHQSPSQNHSSAVPDQMPYQGS from the exons ATGTATGCacgcatatatgtacatatagtCACGACCAGCGTGTTCACGCGAGTATATAACGCTAGCTTTGTCGTACCGATGGTAGAGCCACGATTCCATCCTTTTTTATTCTCTCGCGAACCTTGCATCCGTCTCCGTTCTGCCGTGGCCAAACGCGTTTCAGCTCTTCGTCTTCTATATTCCGTCTCGTTCATTCGGGCACAGACTGTATTTCTGTTTTTGTTCGGCCGGAGAAAGTCTTACTCGCTCCCACGGGAACTGCTCGTCGATGTTCGTCGCTTAACCGTCAGAGGCGAGCGCGCGCTTCTCTCAAACACCGCAGACTTGCCTCTCCGCCGATCCCCGTTCCCACCTCTCGTACTCGATGCTCTCTATCACCCTTCCACCGAACGGACTTGTGTCGGCCCGCTCCCCTCACCGTGCGCCGCTTTCCTCCAACGAGCCTGCCACCCGCCGGTTTTCAACCCCTTTCCCCGCTCTCTCGGGGACTGGTCAGGTGCGCtggctcgctcgctcgctccacGCGTATGCTCAATCGCTCTCTGTCCACTGCCGAGCACGCATCCCCCACAAGTCTGTTCCTCGTTGTACGCGCTCGAGCGCGGCCTGAATCCATCCTTGTTCGTCGCGTCGGCGAATTTCGCGGCGTCCtccgccgccaccgccgccgccgccgccaccaccaccgccaccatctcttcctcctccttctcctcttcctcctcgGTTCTGGCTCTGGCTCTGGCTCTGCTGCTGCCGTTGCCGCTGCCTCTGCCACTGCCTCTGCCTCTGCCTCTGCCTCCTCCCGCTCTTCGCCGCGTCCTCTTCATCTCCTCGCTCCTCCGAATGCCGTGCGCCCTCAGCACGGAGCGCCGAATGCCATTTCACTTTCGTTGGGCTTCGCCGCGTAGGAGATCGGGCCCTGCCAGGAATTATCCTCTCGTTCTACGTGGTCGTAACCTCCTCGTACACGGTTTCGTCTGGCTTTTTCACGACGTCGACTCTACTAACGCTGATATCACCTCGTTTTCTCGTCGTGACTTCTGCGccgctttttcttcttcttcttcttcctcctcctccccCTGCTCCTCCTCCTCCCCCTCCTCCTTCTGCaactcctcctcctcttcctttcctttttatttttcccctttttcttcttctcatTCTTCACCTTCTCCGCCTCTTCCTCCTCcacctcttcttcttccttctctttcatCTCCTCATCCTATTACCCTTTCTCctgtatctttttcttttccactTCCTTCGTCTTTCTCTTCtatctctttctccttctcttcttccttcACTACCTGTTCCTCATTCTCTAGCTTATCGTCCACTTTCTCTTCCTCCTCTCCTTCTTccgttctttcttctttctgttCGTTCTCTATTTATCTTTCgctttgtttcttcttttctttctttctcttctttcttccctGTCATAGTTACTCGTTCCATCGTTTATTCTCCATCCATTCGTCCAatttttcccatttttctctctttcctcgCTTCGTTTTCCATTTCATCCTGTTTTGTCTTTACCGTCCTCCTTCTGTGTACATCTTTACATTTTCAACGAGGGATCGTTCGTCTACGGAATATCGCAGTCAG TCACTGTTAAAAACAGCCGATCAGCTAAAGATCAAAGGACTGTGCGAGGTACCTGAAAGCAGAGACGGGCCACCATCGGTAAGTCTGAGTTCGCCGCCAAGAGAACCCGGTACTCCTAGAATAAATTTCACCAAGTTGAAGAGACATCATCCAAGGTATAAGAGGCCCAGAACCACGTTCGAGCCTCGCGCTACGGATTCGAGGCATTACGATCGATACAAAGAAGAGGAATCGAACGAAAACTACGATTGGGAGAACAAAGAG AATCACATAGACTGGCAACCCGAAGATGAGGAGTGCACGGAGGCAACCGCGGGAGCAGTAGTCTTGGAAACTTGCCAACGCAGCAGTAACAATAGTACCACTACTGGCACCAccaataataacaataacaacaacaacaacaacaacaacaataacaataacaacgCTAGCAGCAACGGCAACGGTAACAATACGAGCAACAACAATAACAACG GCCTCGGTCATTACGGTCATCATCCGGATCCCGGAGAGGTTGACCTACCTCCAGAAACTCAACCTACACCACCAAGTGCCACATTGGTCGGTACTACGATTACACATTTAAGGGACTCGGATCATCATTCCACAG AGATCCAAAATTGTGACAGTGTAAAGATCAAGTTTGAAACATTGCACACGATGGATTCGTCGGACACGATCGATATCGATAGCCACATGTCGGATCGAGCGAGCGTCAGTTCAAAGAACGCGGCCGATAGCGACAACATGATGATGATCACACCGGAGTTGCTTGGATTAATGCCTTCTGGAAGTTCGGTTCACTCGGATTCCGGTGAAAATAACTCAAGGGGTCACCCCGGACAATCCAGCTCTCATCATCATGGTTCGAAATCGTGGACGCAAGAGGATATGGATGCCGCTTTGGAAGCCTTACGAAATCACGATATGAGCCTTACGAAAGCCTCCG CAACGTTCGGTATACCCTCGACGACTTTATGGCAAAGAGCACATCGACTGGGCATCGACACTCCAAAAAAAGACGGACCTACTAAGTCGTGGAGTGACGAGAGTTTAAACAGCGCGTTAGAAGCGTTACGGACTGGAACGATATCGGCGAACAAAGCTTCAAAGGCGTTTGGTATACCGTCGAGTACCTTGTACAAAATCGCGAGAAGAGAAGGTATCAGGCTGGCTGCGCCATTCAACGCAAGTCCCACGACGTGGTCGCCCGCCGATCTAGATCGCGCCCTCGAAGCGATACGTTCTGGTCAAACGTCAGTACAGAGAGCTTCCACGGAATTCGGTATACCGACGGGAACATTATATGGTCGATGCAAAAGAGAAGGCATTGAACTCAGTAGGAGTAATCCTACACCGTGGAGCGAGGATGCTATGACCGAAGCTCTAGAAGCTGTCAG GTTAGGCCATATGAGCATCAACCAAGCGGCTATTCACTACAACTTGCCCTACTCTTCCTTATACGGTCGCTTCAAAAGAGGAAAATACGAAGAACCAGCGGTGGGTGAAATATCGCAAGACGGTAGCAGTCCTCACTTTCATCAAAGTCCGAGTCAAAATCATTCGTCCGCTGTACCCGATCAAATGCCGTACCAAGGCAGCTGA